Proteins encoded in a region of the Buteo buteo chromosome 11, bButBut1.hap1.1, whole genome shotgun sequence genome:
- the CLDN5 gene encoding claudin-5: MTSAALEILGLGLGILGWVGVILACGLPMWQVSAFIDVNIVVAQTIWEGLWMNCVVQSTGQMQCKVYDSILALPPEVQAGRALTVIVALLGLVALMVTVVGAQCTNCIRPGKMKSRIVIAGGAIYILCGVLVLVPLCWFANIVISDFYDPTVPPSQKREMGAALYIGWAATALLLFGGCLICCCSCSQRDETSFPVKYSAPRRPTSNGEYDKKNYV; this comes from the coding sequence ATGACTTCGGCGGCGCTGGAGATTTTGGGACTGGGGCTGGGCATCCTGGGCTGGGTGGGAGTGATCCTGGCCTGCGGGCTGCCCATGTGGCAGGTGTCGGCCTTCATCGACGTGAACATCGTGGTGGCGCAGACCATCTGGGAAGGGCTGTGGATGAACTGCGTGGTGCAGAGCACGGGGCAGATGCAGTGCAAGGTGTACGACTCCATCCTGGCGCTGCCGCCCGAGGTGCAGGCGGGCCGGGCGCTCACCGTCATCGTGgcgctgctggggctggtggcccTGATGGTGACCGTGGTGGGCGCGCAGTGCACCAACTGCATCCGGCCCGGCAAGATGAAGTCCCGCATCGTGATCGCCGGCGGGGCCATCTACATCCTCTGCGGGGTCCTGGTCCTCGTCCCGCTCTGCTGGTTCGCCAACATCGTCATCAGCGACTTCTACGACCCCACCGTGCCGCCGTCCCAGAAGCGGGAGATGGGGGCCGCGCTCTACATCGGCTGGGCGGCCACGGCCCTGCTGCTCTTCGGGGGCTGCctcatctgctgctgctcctgctcccagcgCGACGAGACCTCCTTCCCCGTCAAGTACTCGGCGCCGCGGCGGCCCACCTCCAACGGCGAGTACGACAAGAAGAACTACGTCTGA